In a single window of the Gossypium hirsutum isolate 1008001.06 chromosome D02, Gossypium_hirsutum_v2.1, whole genome shotgun sequence genome:
- the LOC107909263 gene encoding uncharacterized protein — translation MIFETGSTQSNLACFLHCTTPTVKSHFLPKSEIRNLNRLWHPWEREKVEYFTLGDLWNCYDEWSAYGAGVPIVLNNAETLVQYYVPYLSAIQIFTSNSSVNTFREETESGDGERDSFSDSLSDESESDKLWRWDGCSSEDGGSEHDSLWHVNNRLGYLYFQYFERSTPYGRVPLMDKINGLSRRCPGLMSLRSVDLSPASWMAVYWYPIYHIPMGRTIKDLSTCFLTYHTLSSSFQDMDLEDDIENPERKRKEGEGISLPPFGLATYKMQGNVWVSGNSGRDQERLVSLLSVADSWLKQLRVQHHDFNYFTGIRRG, via the exons ATGATTTTTGAAACAGGGTCGACGCAATCAAACCTTGCCTGCTTCCTCCATTGCACTACCCCGACTGTCAAGTCCCATTTTCTTCCCAAG AGTGAGATTAGGAACCTTAATCGATTATGGCACCCTTGGGAGAGAGAAAAGGTTGAATATTTCACGTTGGGTGATCTTTGGAATTGTTATGACGAATGGAGTGCGTACGGGGCTGGCGTTCCCATTGTCTTGAACAACGCCGAAACCTTAGTCCAATACTATGTTCCTTATCTCTCTGCCATCCAAATCTTTACCAGCAATTCTTCAGTCAACACCTTTAG GGAGGAGACTGAATCAGGTGATGGCGAGAGGGATTCTTTTAGTGACTCATTGAGTGATGAGAGCGAGAGTGACAAGTTATGGAGATGGGACGGATGCTCGTCGGAGGATGGCGGTTCCGAGCACGATAGCCTTTGGCATGTGAATAATAGATTGGGTTACCTTTACTTTCAGTATTTCGAGAGATCAACTCCTTATGGAAGAGTTCCACTCATGGATAAG ATTAATGGATTATCGAGAAGATGCCCCGGGTTGATGTCATTGAGGAGCGTAGATCTTTCCCCAGCTAGTTGGATGGCTGTTTACTG GTACCCAATTTATCATATTCCCATGGGAAGGACCATAAAAGACTTGTCCACATGCTTCCTCACATACCACACTCTATCTTCTTCTTTCCAAG ATATGGACCTGGAAGATGACATTGAGAATCCTGAAAGGAAGCGAAAGGAAGGAGAAGGCATCTCTCTTCCACCATTTGGCTTGGCCACTTACAAGATGCAAGGAAACGTGTGGGTCTCGGGTAATTCTGGGCGGGACCAAGAGAGGCTGGTGTCGCTTTTAAGCGTGGCAGATTCGTGGCTAAAGCAACTTAGAGTCCAGCACCATGACTTCAATTACTTCACGGGGATTCGACGTGGCTAA